The region ctgaaacagtttACCATTAATCtaccagttttttttctgttaatcgTTCAGAACATTGTTCAAACATCAGAAATGTCCTCCCAGTTTCCCACAGTCTGAGGTGGCAGGTTTTCACTGTGATGGTGCAGGAGCAAAGGTCAGAGGATCAagaaagtcattaggattcatcctgtaGGTGAATATGAATGTTTATACCAGGTTTTATGGCAGGTCCTCCGATcatttttgagatatttcagtctggacctaAGTGGTGAACTCTTTAACCGACACTGGCATGTCTAAATATCGATGACTCTTTGGAACTGAACCCTCTTCGTTGTCCTCTCCCTCAGCTCTGGGCCTGTGTCTCAGTGGCTGTCGAGGTCTGTCTCAGCTAGCAGAGTTACCCGAGACTCATCAGATACTGAGACAGACCTGCAGAGACTACGCTGACAGGGAACTGACCCCCATCGCTGCCAGACTGGACAAAGAGCATTCGTACCCTGCcaaacaggtacacacacacacacacacacacacacacagctgcacagcgTCATGCATTAATAGTGCCTCATGAGTTGGATTTAAATTTGATCCCATTTTTATTGCTGCCGTTCTGTGTTTCACAGGCCAAGACAAGAACCATGTACAGGGTTTATGAGGAAAACAGTTTAGAAAACAAGTCCACTTTAAAGCAGCTACACATGATGTTTTTATAATGACAGTGTATGCAGTGTGAAAGGAGTCTGTggtagtgatgaacccacagagaattatctgCTGACCCTGCAGCGACTCTCGGCTTCACAGAGCTGTACGGGGAGTCTCACCTCTGGTGAACACAGAGGAGCATTTAACAGCTGAAGAGCCTGATATTTCCCTCTGGAACTGCTGGAGACTAAGGTATCAAACACATTAATGCCAATTCTCTCGCTCTTGCTCTAGATTCAGGAGTTGGGGGCGATGGGGGTGATGGCCATGGAGGTACCAGAGGAGCTGGGTGGTGCTGGGATGGACTATCTGGCGTACAGTCTGGCTATGGAGGAAATCAGCCGAGGCTGTGCCAGCACCGGAGTCGTGGTGTCTGTTAACAATGTGAGCGCAGTGTGTCAGCGTAGAACAACGTGCGGTTCCTCACCTTGTGTAGCAGTGTGTTGGTGCAGGTGTGTTAATTCTCGTGGTCTGCTCTCTGGTTCTGTTCTCAGTCTCTCTACATTGGACCAATATTGAAGTTTGgtacagaagaacagaaaaagcagTGGATCACACCGTTCACCACCGGAGAGAAGGTGGGCTGTTTCGCCCTCAGTGAGCCAGGTAACTGTGACacctcacacatactgtactggtGCCTTTAATTCCTTCTTCCAGGTTTGACTCCTTGTTTTTCCAAAACCACCTAACAGAACCTGGTTTAAATCCACACCTGACTggttgatttgatttaaattgCAGGTAATGgcagtgatgcaggtgcagcCTCCACGGTAGCGCGTCAGGAGGGAGACGAGTGGGTGCTGAATGGAACCAAAGCCTGGATCACCAACAGCTGGGACGCCTCTGCCACCGTTGTGTTCGCCACCACAGACAAGACGCTCAAACACAAGGCATGACGCGGCACACTTTAACGTTCAGACCAGACATAAAGAGCCCATTGTTCTGTTGAGCAGCACAGCTGTAACACTAGTAACAGCTGTGCTGCTCAATACAGCACAGCTGTAACACTAGTAATCCTTCCTCAcctttgtgctttttatttcctcaaactgtttttttttttgtctttggtaTCTGCAGGGTATCAGTGCATTCCTGATCCCCATGCCACACCCGGGGCTTTCTCTGGGGAAGAAGGAAGATAAGTTGGGCATCAGAGCCTCATCCACTGCCAACATCATCCTGGAGGACTGCAGGATACCTCTGGGCAACATGCTGGGTCCTCGTGGTGCAGGATTCAAGATCGCCATGGTATTTTAAAGCGTTTAATTCACTCGTACAGAAACTGTTGGTTCACACTTCAGCCTTTCTCTGCGTACTCGTAAAGGTGTCTCTGAGTAGTTTAGCAGATGGCTCTTCTTCCTTGTTTAACACCTGCAGAAGTAATAAAACAGGTTCTTCAACAGAGAGCACAGCAGTGTGTCAAACTCTagattctggtccatgtttGTGAAAGGTTTGCTGTAGGTAGAGCAGAGGATGAGGCCTGTGTTTGATACTGGTTTATTCAGACCTTTATTTCtgattttatctgtttaaaacTGTTCATCGTatatttgtgcatatttttcaGTGGAAGTTGAGTTAAAAACAGTATTTGTGTTTAGAAATAGTCTGTTGTTGTATTGATAGAATTAGTTgtgaaaatgtatgtttataCTGAATTTAGTGCTGATTCCACTTGTCTTTTATTTGGATAGAACATCCGTGTTCTGTTGCAGAGTTTGAAAATGTGACTCTCCtcagaaaaacactgtttttctaAGCTTGACTGAAACATCCCTGCAGGATCCATTGGAACAGTAAGTTAACTTCTTTGTCCGTGTCCCAGCAAACCCTGGACAGTGGACGGATCGGTATTGCAGCTCAGGCTCTTGGTATCGCTCAGGCTTCTCTGGACTGTGCTGCAGACTACGCACAGAAACGCACTGCGTTCGGGTCCCCCATCAGCAAGCTGCAGGCCATACAGGTAACACAGCCACACAGGTAACACGGCCACTAATCAGTTATCCAAACTACAGAACCCAAAGGTATTCAGTTCACAATGATATGAAAGAGACAGAACCAGTGAGTCTTCACATTGAGAACCAGCATCTGTTTGGACGTTTACAGCATTTATCAACATCtatgattcattttctgtctgacaAACCGCTGACTCATGGCTTCAGCGCTAACTGAGGGGTTTTCACATTGTCTAGTTCAAACTGGCTGACATGGCTATGGCAGTAGAGAGCGCTCGTCTCCTCACCTGGAAGGCGGCGCTCCTTCGAGATTCAAAGAAACCCTTCACCAAGGTACAGAGTCGCCTCTGATTTCATAGGTTTTATGTTCGTACAGTAGAACGTAGAGTAAAATACCCTCCGCTCCTCTTTTCCTGCAGGAAGCAGCCATGGCCAAACTAGCAGCATCTGAAGCTGCCACCTTCTGCTCACATCAGGTAAGAAACCAACAACAAGAGGAAGAAGCTAAAGACACTGAACAAaccctgcagacagacagcttTCTCATTCTGTTTATTTGCACTTCAAATCAGGCGATCCAGGTTCTGGGGGGGATGGGTTACGTGGCGGACATGCCGGCTGAGAGGCACTACCGCGACGCTCGCATTACTGAGATCTACGAGGGCACCAGTGAGATCCAGAGACTGGTTATCGCCGGCCAGTTACTGAAGGAATACCAGTCATAGACTCTTCTCACTCCTCAGTGCCTTTGGTGCAGAATGGACATGTAATCCCAGATCTGGAATCAGATAAGTCCACCCAGAGACATCACCTCATCCATAGAGATAAAAAGCCAGTGTGGTCAAACTGAGGAAATAAGCTAAGGTGcaacttttttactttttgacaACAGGCCTTTTCTATCAGGGTTAGACCAGAGACGACACTACAGAACTTCATAGGAGATTCAGGTGATTTTATGTGTCATTACCTCCACTGCCTGAAATTTAAGAATCTGGCTTCTTCTTATCATGTTATTTGTACAGTTGGTGATTTTAGTTGTGATTAATCAACCTGTCAGCAGACAAATCTGACTCATGACTCATCAATAGAAACCGTGGTAATTAAAGATCAAACCTGAGGCTGAGCACTCGTCCCTCCACTTATCAAAATAACACAAGTTCTTCCTTTAACATGAGGAAGTagataaatatttaaacaaaggAGAACAAGTTAGAGACTAACTGAACACAATGTGAGTTATTGAACAAGGGACTCGTTGGTTGTGGGACATGAGGAATCTGGGCTGTTTACCAAAATGGAACTGGCTCTGAGGTCCCAGCAGCAGAGGCTGCTCACAGAGGCAGGAAGTGACGGAGGTACTTCCTCTCTGCGTCATAACTCAGTcaaatgtgaacacacagcCCTGATGCATGTATCTTTAGATTTGCTGTGACTTGTTGTACATCTCGAGGATCGTTATTTGTGAAGTGAGTTGTGATAAACATCCGTAAAATTAGAAATCACAGAATGAAGACACGTATATGCTGCTATATCTGCAGAACGTGCCTGAGAATCATCTGCTTTCCTTCAGTATGACAGAGATTCAGTGACAGTTTTCTGTATGTCCATGGGCccactgcagacaggagctgctAACAGCTGATGCAGCGGAGGTTTAATGGTgtcagaaatataaacaaatataggattaaaataaaaacaaaaacaacaaggtTCAAGTTGCAGCCCACAGTTAAAGTGTCTGAGGATAATTTGGATCATGCCTCAGTCCCCGGTCAGGTCTCAGGTCCTCAGAAGGACCTGCGAGGACCTCTGCTGACCTCAGCAGCAAcatgaactgaccctttaataaCCACAGCAGGTTCATTTAGTCCTGACACTGTCCCTGAACATGAAGAACCAGCAGAGGGCGCCGCTGTGCCTTGGTGTTGCGTGACCCATTTCTGGTTCAGATTGGTGGATCAGTATAAAAACATCACAGGGACACTCTCCTGTCTCAGGATGAAAGCAGAGCTGACACTTAAATAATGAAGCGTTTTATTCCTGTTGAACATTCAGGACGGTCACAGCAGCGTAGAGTTCAATTCCACTGTAAGAGGCTGTGAAATGAgttttatctgctttgttgtAGCTGATCTCACAGACCTTGTGCCTCATGTACATATATTATTGTAATTTATTGTgtgcagatgaaaataaaaacacaatcgCAGTACTGTGTAGAAGCCACGGAGCAGTGATGGATTATTATTTCAACATTACTAACAAACCCAGTGTGGTGGAGGGTCTCTCCCAGTCACAGACTGGTTCACCATCCATCCCAGTATGGAGTCACTTCTCCTTCCACCTCAGAGGAGCTCTCCTCCTCACAGAGGTGGACAGTTCATGATCAGACTTCCATCTTGGACGCAGTGAATTCTGGATCAGGCTGCAGAAGGACGCTCTCCCAGGTGGAcaggtcaggtctgtgtgtcCTGAGTGACAGTTTCCTTGTTGGGAGATGGCTGTTGTCAGGGTCCTGGTCCCAGAGTTGGTGCTGGGATGTGGATCAGGTGGTGTAGTTGTCCTCTTACTGGGAATCTCCCTCACTGTGAAATTACGTCTGTGTCCCTGAAATCCCAGTGACTCACCACccacttagtgtgtgtgtgcgcgccgctgtgtttgttcctgattgtgtttgtgtgcgtctgtgcacgctcttctttttgtttgtccaCGTGAGGGCACTGATTGCTCCGCTGGCCCAGATCTAGGCCAAGCTTCCTGACGCTGGAGTTGCACCCTGCTGATGGAGCTGATCCTGATGATAGTCTGCTGAGTGCATTGTTCAGACCGGCCTCCACTGCTCCTGCGCAGCTCGTTTACTGCTCCGTCAGGGTGTGTGAGCGAGAGTTTGTTTCCTTCATTTCACATGCAAACCAGTGAACATGTATGATCATTGCATTATGTCCCCAGCGCCATGAGAACCCAGTACTGATGAACTTTGCCCTCGTTACAGAGGCGTGAATTAAACGTGGGAATCCATCTGACTGAGAAAGGATCTCTGTGTTTCATAATTGAAGACAACCTAATAAGAGTCATGTTTAATTTGCTGAATTAAAGTGTGAGCGCAGTCTGTTGCAGAAGTGACATAATAAAACTTTAGAAATCTAAAATCACGGCCCACACTATAGGAAACAGGTCGCTCCAGTATTTAACCTGAAAACTGAGGATTAGAATCTGTTTCCTTCCTCAAACTGACGGATTTTTGATTCTaatattgttttagatacaagtCAGCGTATTTATTCAGCCGGCAGTAACCCTTTTTACCATGTCATGCTCAGAATGCTCACATGTTCAATTTCAaatttgcagaaaaacaaacctttaatCCCAGGTTTTCTGAGGGCCCTCCCCATGTGGGGCCCCTGGGTGCCCTGGTTCCTGTGTTCCCCTCCCTACTGCCCTGTGCTTACATGCCAGCAGGCCTGTAGTGAACACTGAAAGTGGTGATTGCAGGTCAACTACATGCACGTGTGTTTAAGTTCCACCTTTAAAAGAATCCACACATCAGGTTATAaataacaaagacagacagttaaagtcttttttttattattatttaaaaaaaaaagtttctatcAAAAGACTAGAAATCGTGACACTGATTTGCAAACACTGTACATGTATTCAAATGCAAATTCCCTCCTTTGATCAGGACATGAGTGCACATTGGCCTGACAGGCTTCACTGCCTGCTGCATGTTCACTGTGGGAACCGATCACAGAAGCACAATCAGTCCACCgggagaaaaaacaacaactaatttacaaagcagctctgcagctatTCAGCTGAGGCTCAGCACCCGACCCAACCCACACAATGACATGATTACAACAGCTGTGACAACAAATTTCAGCCTCTCATCTTTTaactgcttttctgtgtgaacCAGTGAATTTGTTAATAACCAGGCTCCTCAGACTTTATGTGCTTTGGACTTGTAATGCATTAAAAACAGGTCAGAGCCCATTAGGAGAGAAAAACTTCTGCtacctgaaaaaaagaaaaagaaaaaaatcagttcatGCTTAGAAGAACAGTCAGAGCCACAATGTGCGTCTAACGCCTGATGAGCACCGCTGCACTGGACCAAAGTCTGTGAGCAGGCACAGCTTCCTCTGAACATCAGGTCAGACTTTAACAGCAGAAATGTTGGACATGTCTCAGCTCTGCTCCAAAACAGATGTCCCCCAATGGAAAACTGGATCTCCGTTTATACATAATGCTTCTTGTCAAAGTCCCCGTTGGCTGTGATCGTCTTGGTGGGCGCGTATTTGATGGGATACGCGCCTCTCACCACCTGAGAGAAGGAGCAACACAGCAGGGTCCcgccgagcagcagcagcgcggTGGCCGCCCAGCCGATGTAGATCGCCGCCCCGATCTCCCGCTTCTTGGACGGAGGCACCTGCGGGTCGTGGAAGTCCACGATGATGTTGTTGGCCATCCAGCAGAGCGGGACCAGCAC is a window of Toxotes jaculatrix isolate fToxJac2 chromosome 16, fToxJac2.pri, whole genome shotgun sequence DNA encoding:
- the acads gene encoding short-chain specific acyl-CoA dehydrogenase, mitochondrial produces the protein MAALFKARKALGLCLSGCRGLSQLAELPETHQILRQTCRDYADRELTPIAARLDKEHSYPAKQIQELGAMGVMAMEVPEELGGAGMDYLAYSLAMEEISRGCASTGVVVSVNNSLYIGPILKFGTEEQKKQWITPFTTGEKVGCFALSEPGNGSDAGAASTVARQEGDEWVLNGTKAWITNSWDASATVVFATTDKTLKHKGISAFLIPMPHPGLSLGKKEDKLGIRASSTANIILEDCRIPLGNMLGPRGAGFKIAMQTLDSGRIGIAAQALGIAQASLDCAADYAQKRTAFGSPISKLQAIQFKLADMAMAVESARLLTWKAALLRDSKKPFTKEAAMAKLAASEAATFCSHQAIQVLGGMGYVADMPAERHYRDARITEIYEGTSEIQRLVIAGQLLKEYQS